In Oryza glaberrima chromosome 8, OglaRS2, whole genome shotgun sequence, the following are encoded in one genomic region:
- the LOC127782551 gene encoding xylanase inhibitor protein 2-like, translating into MALPPLPFALAAALLLTIISGHLAAPATADGYVGGLAIYWGRHADADEGTLRQACDTGRYTTVIITFYNVFGYHPGNYNLDISGHDVTAVGADIIHCQKSRNVTILLAIGGYGGGYSLPTSQSAADVADNLWNAFLAGRRAGVSRPFGHDAAVDGVDFFIDQGGADHYDELARRLHGYGAGVILTATTRCSYPDHRLEKALATKVFDRIHVRMYGAGEIERRCVISSRYSWEKWAAAYPGSKVYIGLVASPEQDEAWVFQKDLYYEYLQFVTKLPNYGGLAVYDRYYDKKANYTGEG; encoded by the coding sequence ATGGCTCTCCCTCCCTTACCCTTTGCACTAGCAGCAGCATTGCTGCTCACAATAATCTCCGGCCAtctcgccgcgccggcgacggcggacggctACGTCGGCGGCCTAGCAATCTACTGGGGCCgtcacgccgacgccgacgaaggCACCCTCCGCCAGGCCTGCGACACCGGCCGCTACACCACCGTAATCATCACATTCTACAACGTCTTCGGCTACCACCCCGGCAACTACAACCTCGACATCTCCGGCCATGACGtcaccgccgtcggcgccgacaTCATCCACTGCCAGAAATCAAGAAACGTCACGatcctcctcgccatcggcggctacggcggcggatACTCGCTCCCCACCTCCCAATCCGCCGCCGATGTCGCCGACAACCTCTGGAACGCattcctcgccggccgccgcgccggcgtgtCGCGTCCGTTtggccacgacgccgccgttgACGGCGTTGACTTCTTCATCGACCAGGGCGGCGCCGATCACTACGACGAActcgctcgccgcctccacggCTACGGCGCCGGCGTGAtcttgacggcgacgacgaggtgctCGTACCCGGATCATCGGCTGGAGAAGGCGCTGGCGACGAAGGTGTTTGATCGGATTCATGTGAGGATgtacggcgccggcgagatcgaGCGGCGGTGCGTGATATCGTCGAGGTATTCGTGGGAGAAATGGGCGGCGGCGTATCCGGGAAGCAAGGTGTATATAGGGTTGGTGGCGTCGCCGGAGCAGGACGAGGCGTGGGTTTTTCAGAAGGATCTTTATTATGAATATCTGCAGTTTGTTACCAAGCTGCCTAACTATGGTGGTTTGGCTGTCTATGATAGGTACTATGATAAGAAGGCTAATTACACTGGTGAGGGTTAA
- the LOC127782716 gene encoding xylanase inhibitor protein 1-like, protein MASEQQRRRSPPTILAAILLLSFLATANLAGAIDPAGRRRNVVVFWGGNKNEGSLRSVCDSGLYNIVIISFYSLFGHGRYWDDLSGHDLRHIGPDITHCHFKAVYVLLSIGGGDGKDYSLPSSKSAADVADNLYNSFLGGSRPGVYHPFGDDVTVVGIDFFIDRGQPDHYYEIAERINYDTRHWRDPIGFKLTATVSCAYDDSDPRMKKALETYLFRRIHVRFYDDPRCSYNHAGLAGVMAQWNRWSASYPYNGKIYLGLAAANLTGKNDMVAVGELYRKLLPAVQKTDTYGGVMLWNSYYDSITHYGRYVSAWA, encoded by the coding sequence ATGGCGTCCGAACAACAACGCCGGCGATCACCACCTAccatcctcgccgccatccttcttctctccttcttgGCGACGgccaacctcgccggcgccatcgaTCCAGCCGGAAGGAGACGGAACGTGGTCGTCTTCTGGGGAGGCAACAAGAACGAAGGCAGCCTCCGTTCAGTCTGCGACAGTGGACTCTACAACATCGTCATCATCTCCTTCTACAGCCTCTTCGGCCATGGCCGCTACTGGGACGACCTCTCCGGCCACGACCTCCGCCACATCGGCCCCGACATCACCCACTGCCATTTCAAAGCCGTCTACGTCCTCctctccatcggcggcggcgatggaaaAGACTACTCCCTACCTTCCTCCAaatccgccgccgacgtcgccgacaaCCTCTACAACTCCTTCCTCGGCGGCAGCCGCCCGGGAGTCTACCACCCattcggcgatgacgtcacagTCGTCGGCATTGACTTCTTCATTGACCGCGGTCAACCCGACCACTACTACGAGATCGCCGAGCGGATCAACTACGACACCCGCCACTGGCGTGACCCCATCGGGTTCAAgctgacggcgacggtgagtTGTGCGTACGACGACTCTGACCCCAGGATGAAGAAGGCGCTGGAAACCTACCTTTTCCGGCGAATCCACGTCAGGTTCTACGATGATCCGAGGTGTTCATACAACCATGCCGGGCTCGCCGGCGTCATGGCGCAGTGGAACAGGTGGTCGGCGAGTTACCCTTATAATGGGAAGATTTACTtggggctggcggcggcgaatTTGACGGGGAAGAATGACATGGTCGCCGTCGGTGAGCTCTACCGGAAGCTGCTGCCGGCGGTGCAGAAGACGGATACCTACGGAGGAGTGATGCTTTGGAACAGCTACTATGACTCCATCACTCACTACGGACGATATGTCAGTGCCTGGGCTTAA
- the LOC127783294 gene encoding uncharacterized protein LOC127783294 has product MKELYAGSNDRYKGLETRLDELHGHMDELKKSLRVSYTALHQTATSLGEEVEAPAFGDETSMTAALAELVTVLESVVPKYTSQMRETATTGVRIGAAHILACFRANYPELDLENILRHGEANSGHLQSAEEVAPIADSILPFYQGVNVSTDVSVVEHRDSSTSPHSPVRDPGAIDRDDERVVDSTSHFPSGLDLAPLMHQNLDLLDMLAELERLVPIPLG; this is encoded by the exons ATGAAGGAGCTCTACGCCGGCTCCAACGACCGGTACAAGGGCCTGGAGACACGATTGGACGAGCTCCACGGCCATATGGACGAGCTGAAGAAATCCCTCCGGGTTAGCTACACAGCCCTCCACCAAACTGCCACTAGTCTGGGAGAAGAAGTGGAGGCTCCTGCTTTCGGGGACGAGACGTCCATGACGGCGGCCTTGGCGGAACTCGTGACAGTGCTGGAAAGCGTTGTCCCGAAGTATACCAGCCAAATGAGGGAGACTGCGACCACCGGAGTCCGTATTGGCGCGGCGCATATCCTCGCCTGCTTCAGGGCCAACTACCCGGAGCTGGACCTCGAGAACATCCTCCGCCATGGCGAGGCGAACTCGGGCCATCTCCAATCTGCGGAAGAGGTCGCCCCGATCGCCGACAGCATCCTCCCCTTCTATCAGGG AGTAAACGTTAGCACGGATGTTTCAGTTGTTGAACACCGTGACTCGTCGACTAGCCCGCATTCCCCTGTTCGGGACCCGGGGGCCATAGATAGAGATGATGAGCGCGTCGTGGATTCGACTAGTCACTTCCCTTCAGGTCTCGACTTGGCTCCGCTTATGCACCAAAACTTAG ACCTTCTCGACATGCTGGCTGAACTCGAACGCCTCGTCCCCATACCGCTCGGCTGA
- the LOC127781666 gene encoding L-gulonolactone oxidase 5-like, with the protein MQGSVGVHGILLLAAAAVLARCLLAAAVNTPVVQCASGTTKCTVTNAFGAFPDGSTCHVAAAAFPATEEELVRVVAGAAASGTKMKVATRLGHNFMKLSCPGGDGLVISTNALNRVVGVNAARMEITVESGVTLSELIDAAAHAGLALPHAPYWLDLTVGGLLSTGAHGSSVSGKGGAVHEYVTGMRVVTPAPASEGYAKVRVVNAGDPDLDAVKVSLGVLGVISQVTLALQPLFNRSVSFRRGGDGDLAERAVAFAGEHEFGDVVWYPARGEAVFRIDDRVATTKTNTISSGDFQNVIQSSRSTEQQQHGDVLPFQAGISVPLSRASAFIRDAQRLLDMNPGALCGGENGGILIRYVKASTAYLGKTEDSVEFDTTSCRHDGDAAMPEEMEQMALRKYGGVPHWGKNRNVAFDGAIAKFPKAGEFMKVKDAYDPDGLFSSEWSDQVLGVAGAGGVNVARNGCGMEGLCVCSEDEHCSPEKGYLCRPGMVYRDARVCRRVAGDAYADA; encoded by the coding sequence ATGCAAGGTTCAGTAGGAGTCCatggcatcctcctcctcgccgccgccgccgtgttggCGCGGtgtctcctcgccgccgccgttaaTACTCCGGTGGTCCAGTGCGCGTCGGGGACGACGAAATGCACCGTGACCAACGCGTTCGGCGCGTTCCCGGACGGGTCAACCTGCcacgtggccgccgcggcgttcccggcgacggaggaggagctcgtccgtgttgtcgccggcgcggcggcgtcggggaccAAGATGAAGGTGGCCACGCGGCTCGGCCACAACTTCATGAAGCTCTCCtgccccggcggcgacggcctcgtGATCAGCACGAACGCGCTGAACCGCGTGGTGGGTGTGAACGCGGCGAGGATGGAGATCACGGTGGAGAGCGGCGTGACACTGTCTGAGCTCAtcgacgccgcggcgcacgCCGGCCTCGCTCTGCCGCACGCGCCCTACTGGCTCGACCTCACCGTCGgcggcctcctctccaccggcgCCCACGGCAGCTCGGTCTCCGGCAAGGGCGGCGCCGTGCACGAGTACGTCACCGGCATGAGGGTCgtcacgccggcgccggcgagcgagggGTACGCGAAAGTCCGCGTGGTCAACGCCGGCGACCCGGATCTTGACGCGGTCAAGGTCTCCCTCGGCGTCCTCGGTGTCATCTCCCAGGTGACACTCGCGTTGCAGCCGTTGTTCAATAGGTCGGTCTCgttccgccgcggcggcgacggcgacctcgccgAACGCGCCGTggcgttcgccggcgagcacgagtTCGGCGACGTCGTCTGGTACCCAGCCCGCGGCGAGGCCGTGTTCCGGATCGACGACCGCGTCGCCACCACCAAAACCAACACGATCTCCTCCGGCGATTTCCAGAACGTCATCCAGTCGTCACGGTCaacggagcagcagcagcacggagACGTGTTGCCGTTCCAGGCCGGCATCAGCGTGCCGCTGTCGAGGGCATCGGCGTTCATCCGCGACGCGCAGCGGCTGCTCGACATGAACCCCGGCGCGCTCTGCGGCGGCGAGAACGGCGGCATCCTGATCCGCTACGTCAAGGCGTCGACGGCCTACCTCGGCAAGACGGAGGACAGCGTCGAGTTCGACACGACTAGCTGCCGCCatgacggcgacgcggcgatgcCGGAGGAGATGGAGCAGATGGCGCTGCGCAAGTACGGCGGCGTGCCGCACTGGGGGAAGAACCGGAACGTGGCGTTCGACGGCGCCATTGCCAAATTCCCCAAAGCCGGCGAGTTTATGAAGGTGAAGGACGCGTACGATCCCGATGGGCTCTTCTCCAGTGAGTGGAGTGACCAGGtgctcggcgtcgccggcgccggtggtgtgAACGTGGCGAGGAACGGGTGTGGAATGGAGGGGCTGTGTGTTTGTTCGGAGGACGAGCATtgctcgccggagaagggaTACCTCTGCCGTCCGGGAATGGTGTACCGTGACGCCCGTGTGTGCCGCcgtgtcgccggcgacgcctacGCCGATGCATGA